ATATGAAAGATTGGTCCAATATACATAAATTGATCAACAAAACTGTCTGGGCAGAAATTAGACAGAATCAACTTTTGAGTACTGAGAAATCTACGGTTAAGTGTGTTATAAACAATGCCTTACTAATTACCTCTCTGATAAACAATGCCTTGAAATGGAATATCATTATTCTTCAATGGTAACAAATATGTCAAATCAAATGATCCTAATTCACCTGAACGCTTGTTCTAGTGTTTCTGTAGCTCAATGACTAGTGAATTGAATCACTTATCTACAAGTGTCTGATGAGTCGGTCCACTTTCGTTGAATAAAACATGGAAGAAAACTGTCTTGACGCATGATAAATGATATAATGCAGTTCTCTCACTATCACTGTATTTCAGATTGTCTCAACTGTTTGCATGTGGCTTCTATCATTGATGAAAAGATTATAAGTCATATTATATTTCATATTATATGTGtgtgtaattttttatatgttttttaatgttgtttttcatatttcatagaCTCTTACGATTTGAGTCTACGCTCGAGTTTGAAAACCGTGCCCAGCATTCCTGCCGCCATGTCGATGTGCAAGTACAGATGCAGTCAGTCTAACACATTCTTCTAAGTCGGTAGTAAATGTACACCATGCCTGCACataaagacaatttttttgaatgaaaacGTACACCATACATTACATCAATTCACATATGTATATGttatttaagttttattttcacatttgttgagAAGTCAATGTAGTACTAAGAGCAATGACATACTAATCGTCAGGACCACACCTTGACACCACATCTCCGCCCAAAATATTAAGACATTGAGTACATGTTTGAGTTCGCAATAAGTATGGTAGAATCGCGGTTATATATCCATGATTTAGTCTATTCATAGCCTATACAATGTGTTTCTTAATCAACAAAATGATTTTTCTATACAACATAAAACTTTAGACTATCTACAAAAGTAGTTTGTTGCAATTTTGACAATGCAATGCCATAAATTTGTCTGATTCTCTCCCTTGACAATTTCAACACCTTTCCTATCTCCTCAAAGGACAGAGGGGTATCTCCATCTAGGCCAAAATATAATCTTACAATCTTTTCTTCTCTCTTGTTAAGTTTGTTAAGAAGCTTCGCAACCCCTTGCTTTATTAGCTGTTTTTCAACCATCTTCTCCGGAGTCATTTCAACTGGCCCTGGTATAATCTCCTGTATTATTATATATCATAGTAAAAATTAAGACTAATAGCTCCGAATTTGTAggttttcatataaaataagaataagaatgtGTAGTTATTCGTATAAAATATGAATGAAGTTATCGAACCTTAAATGTTAAGTTGCCATAATCAGTTACAGTTTTGTCCAATGAAATTGGTTGTCTGCTCCTTTCAGAAACAAGTGTTACAGTTGAAACATTCACATTGAGAACCTCGGCCAATTCATCGTATGTTGGCTTCCGCCTCAGTCTTTTTCTCAAGACATTGTTAGCCTCTGAAATTTTTGCAACCATTCCATACTTTTCTCCCTATAAATGACAAACTAACCAAGCATTCATAATTAACAACCTACTTCTGAAATCTTCTAGTAGACTATAGCATAGTAATATACCCTTTTGATCAAAACACTTTCAATGATCAAAagcatttttaaatttttttggaatGACTTCTCTAATGTTTACTTTATAAGTCAAAATGGTAACATGAAACACATGAAGTAAACTCTATCGTATTTGGAAAATTGTTTGCATATGTTTACGACTATTTCAAAACTAGAATCACTAACAACTCAAGTGATCGAGTTCAAATTCCATCAAAGAAAAGTGACTCACCGGTAATCTGATTAATCTGGATTTCTTGGCCAAAGCTTTAATGATGGCTTGTTTAATCCACCAGTAAACATAAGTAGACAGCTTACACCCTCTATTTGGATCAAATTTCTCTGCTCCATGAAGAAGTCCAATGGTTCCTTCCTAGTAAAATGAATTAAATTGCCTAATGAGAAACTTTCACAACGATCAAAAtactaaaatttgtttatatgcACCTG
This portion of the Trifolium pratense cultivar HEN17-A07 linkage group LG3, ARS_RC_1.1, whole genome shotgun sequence genome encodes:
- the LOC123917409 gene encoding RNA polymerase sigma factor sigD, chloroplastic gives rise to the protein MSLTSLPTFPSLKTHHSLQPNLPVTPSKFGTSLVYSDASITFAATEAVTLVNTVVVDSARNTVAVGVENGVVREKFIGSDDMRRKRRRKRRKNLGYVMEEESIQNNFLWQKHVVGSVTSGFLSSIEEAELCLCLKEGARIEAAKQRMTEHEGNSAISRRFALGNTSIEEVMITTRESKERLAREYRGLVASIAGRYQGNGLHIEDLIQEGTIGLLHGAEKFDPNRGCKLSTYVYWWIKQAIIKALAKKSRLIRLPGEKYGMVAKISEANNVLRKRLRRKPTYDELAEVLNVNVSTVTLVSERSRQPISLDKTVTDYGNLTFKEIIPGPVEMTPEKMVEKQLIKQGVAKLLNKLNKREEKIVRLYFGLDGDTPLSFEEIGKVLKLSRERIRQIYGIALSKLQQTTFVDSLKFYVV